One Thermotoga sp. genomic window, TGCTCTTTTTCAACAATACTCTGAGCCACCGGATAGGAGGGTTGACTCTCCAGATCGGCAGCATAACTGAGTATTTTTTCCTCGTCCATATCTACCTTCTGTAAGTGCTCCCGTTTTGTCGAAAACAACGACCTGAATATCCTTTGCTCTTTAGAAAGCTTCGCGGTTAAAGTTATACCTAACCGCATATCAAACAATGAAAACCCCACCTTCTACGAAGTGGGAAGAAATCTCATTCGTGTGGAGGTGATCAAAGCAAAATGATCACTGCCAGAAACTCTAGATTCTCGTCTCCTGTGTTTTCTATGGAGTGTGACTCTCCAGAGTCTGTAAAACACACGTCTCCCGCCTTTATGGGAA contains:
- a CDS encoding cupin domain-containing protein, yielding PIKAGDVCFTDSGESHSIENTGDENLEFLAVIILL